A single region of the Oncorhynchus keta strain PuntledgeMale-10-30-2019 chromosome 4, Oket_V2, whole genome shotgun sequence genome encodes:
- the LOC127922248 gene encoding macrophage mannose receptor 1-like isoform X2: MASSPSLAVFLCLMHALRCTAEIDSSSFLIYNQDHNKCVVAVSASQVTVAPCDHTSQNQQFRWASQSRLLSISLKLCLGAQDLKDWVKVLLFPCDEKSELQYWQCKNETLFGLKDKALHLNYGNRNEKNMMIYQGSGSWSCWKMYGTQKDLCSKGYQEVFTLGGNAFGSPCQFPFQFGEKWYAECTPQGRSDGQLWCATETDYNKAKKWGFCPSKSSSGWDSDPVTGVLYQRNTQSVLTWHQARKSCQQQGADLLSIVELHEQTYISGLTNILGTSLWIGLNSLDFEAGWQWSNGNPFRYLNWAPGHPSTEPGLSCATLNAGKASKWETNECSKKLGYICRKGNSTTLASAPIGKDQPTFCTSHWIPYAGHCYYLQRTKKMWRDALAACHKDGGDLASIHNIEEQSFIISQSGYTATDELWIGLNDQRNALLFEWTDRSHVTFSHWQTGEPSHGANLQEDCVLIRGKDGKWADNLCEKTYGYMCKKKASTKPVAGAPEEDSPGCKLGWIRYGSYCYNVGSETKTFDEAKQTCQRSDSILVEVADRYENAFLVSLVGLRPEKYFWTGLSNMADIDTFKWTTSSEVKFTHFNVGMPDRKQGCVAMTTGMFAGLWDVVSCSNKEKYICKKMAEGVTSTMAPPTTPALSCPSGWSPAAKRNVCYKLYRKETENKKSWSEAREFCKAIGGDLMSIHSATDLNGSPYHSSDAAWIGLSNLDPSAGFVWADGSAFSYENWGFGEPNNYNDNEKCAEVQFYYGRHWNDRHCDAYNDWICEIRKGVTPKPHPTQVEPVYNTTKDGWIEYNDTQYFFNTENLPMDEAREFCKKNFGDLVVITAESERKFIWKQISRGSEGQYYIGMTVGLDKSFSWLDGSPVVFTAWDQNEPNFANNDENCVTIYKSMGYWNDINCGVELASICKRTTSFTNTTMAPTTVPKGGCVPEWIAFQGKCYKFIGDSDKKPWQEARTYCINQGGNLASVLSEKEQAFLTTQMLGNPQDIWIGLNDVNSEMRFLWTEGRGVSYTNWAKGHPTSVPDGRYSFMEEVFDCVVLVGSSQKQAGMWKVEDCLVSRGFICKRNIDSQIVVPATTESTKTFFKLGNDSFKLVVQKMNWDEAQRQCKADDAELASILNPITQAFITMQSHKYNEPMWIGLNNNLTEGRFKWVDNWLLSYTKWGEDEPKNNMACVYMDTDAKWKTGDCSNTYSSLCKRSPDIAPSQPPQLPGNCPEPKKRKTWVPFRGYCYAFLNSVVDNWAHATVECLRMGASLVSVEDPLEARFIQEKIELLQDGSKSFWIGMHKSHEGDWMWIDNSVVDYTNWKQGMPKSEQCVEIQSDSGLWSTISCNRYKSYICKTAKVITPTEKQPVAAPLVEEAPHGYAGIAVAVVLVIITVVGLGAFLLRKRIPTPVLGECTFDNTLYFNNPIRPTATVDTKGLVANIEQNETA, translated from the exons ATGGCATCCAGTCCATCCCTCGCTGTGTTCCTGTGCCTTATGCATGCTCTCCGCTGCACTGCTGAGATAG ACAGCAGCTCCTTCCTGATCTACAACCAGGATCACAACAAGTGTGTGGTGGCGGTGAGCGCCAGTCAAGTCACAGTGGCTCCCTGTGACCACACGTCCCAGAACCAGCAATTCCGCTGGGCCTCACAGTCTCGTCTCCTCAGCATCTCCCTGAAGCTCTGCCTGGGGGCTCAGGACCTGAAGGACTGGGTCAAGGTGCTGCTCTTCCCCTGTGATGAGAAGAGCGAGCTCCAGTACTGGCAGTGTAAGAACGAGACCCTGTTCGGCCTCAAAGACAAGGCGCTGCACTTAAACTATGGCAACCGCAACGAGAAGAATATGATGATTTACCAGGGATCTGGGTCTTGGAGCTGTTGGAAGATGTATGGTACTCAGAAAGACCTCTGCTCCAAGGGCTACCAAG AGGTGTTCACACTAGGGGGGAATGCCTTTGGAAGTCCCTGCCAGTTCCCCTTTCAGTTTGGGGAGAAGTGGTATGCTGAGTGCACTCCGCAGGGGCGCTCAGATGGACAGCTCTGGTGCGCCACAGAGACAGATTACAATAAAGCCAAGAAGTGGGGCTTCTGTCCCTCGAAAT CGTCCTCAGGATGGGACAGTGACCCAGTGACAGGTGTCCTGTACCAGAGGAACACCCAGTCTGTGTTGACCTGGCACCAGGCGAGGAAGAGCTGCCAGCAGCAAGGAGCCGACCTGCTCAGTATAGTAGAGCTCCATGAGCAGACCTACATCTCAG GGTTGACCAATATCCTGGGCACATCTCTGTGGATTGGACTGAATAGCCTAGACTTTGAGGCTGGATGGCAGTGGAGCAATGGAAACCCATTCAGATATTTAAACTGGGCCCCAG GACATCCATCAACTGAACCCGGGCTCAGCTGTGCAACCCTGAATGCTGGCAAGGCCTCGAAATGGGAGACCAATGAATGTTCCAAGAAGCTGGGATATATCTGTCGCAAAGGAAACTCCACTACTCTGGCCTCTGCCCCTATAG GAAAAGATCAGCCCACCTTCTGCACCAGTCACTGGATTCCCTATGCAGGCCACTGCTACTACCTACAACGTACCAAGAAGATGTGGAGGGATGCCCTGGCCGCCTGCCACAAAGATGGAGGGGACCTGGCCAGCATCCACAACATAGAAGAACAAAGCTTCATCATCTCTCAGTCAGGATATA CGGCCACAGATGAGCTGTGGATCGGCCTGAACGACCAAAGGAACGCGCTGCTCTTTGAGTGGACCGACCGATCCCATGTGACATTCAGCCACTGGCAGACAGGGGAGCCCTCCCATGGTGCCAACCTCCAGGAGGACTGTGTCCTGATCAGAGGAAAG GATGGGAAGTGGgctgataatttgtgtgagaagACCTACGGGTACATGTGTAAGAAAAAGGCCTCCACCAAACCGGTGGCAGGTGCCCCAGAGGAAGATAGTCCAGGATGTAAGCTG GGCTGGATCCGGTATGGTTCTTACTGCTACAACGTTGGATCAGAAACCAAAACATTTGATGAGGCCAAGCAGACCTGCCAGCGGAGTGACTCAATCCTGGTGGAAGTGGCTGACAG GTATGAAAATGCCTTCCTGGTCAGTTTGGTGGGTTTGAGGCCGGAGAAGTACTTCTGGACTGGACtttccaacatggcggatatagACACCTTCAAGTGGACTACCAGTTCGGAGGTCAAGTTCACCCACTTCAACGTGGGCATGCCAG ACAGAAAACAAGGCTGCGTAGCTATGACAACTGGAATGTTTGCGGGACTATGGGATGTGGTCAGCTGCAGCAACAAGGAGAAGTACATCTGTAAGAAAATGGCGGAGGGCGTCACATCAACAATGGCCCCTCCCACCACCCCGGCACTGAGCTGTCCTTCTGGGTGGTCACCTGCTGCTAAAAGGAATGTCTGTTACAAG CTTTACAGAAAAGAGACTGAAAATAAGAAGTCATGGTCAGAGGCGCGTGAATTCTGCAAGGCCATTGGTGGTGATCTGATGAGCATTCACAGTGCCACAGACCTGAACGGCTCTCC GTATCATTCCTCTGATGCAGCCTGGATCGGCCTCAGCAATCTGGATCCTTCTGCAGGGTTCGTCTGGGCTGACGGATCAGCA TTCAGCTATGAGAATTGGGGATTTGGAGAACCAAACAACTACAACGATAACGAAAAATGCGCAGAGGTCCAGTTTTACTACGGACGCCACTGGAATGATCGACACTGTGATGCCTACAATGACTGGATTTGCGAGATTCGCAAAG GGGTTACCCCAAAGCCCCATCCCACTCAAGTTGAGCCAG TGTACAACACTACAAAGGACGGCTGGATTGAGTACAACGACACTCAGTATTTCTTCAACACTGAGAATCTCCCCATGGACGAGGCGAGAGAATTCTGTAAAAAGAACTTTGGTGACCTGGTGGTCATTActgcagagagtgagaggaagttTATATGGAAACAG ATATCTAGAGGATCCGAGGGACAATATTACATTGGAATGACCGTTGGTTTGGATAAGTCTTTTAG CTGGTTGGATGGGTCTCCTGTTGTGTTTACCGCGTGGGATCAAAACGAACCCAACTTCGCCAACAACGATGAGAACTGTGTGACGATATACAAGAGTATGG GGTACTGGAATGACATCAACTGTGGCGTAGAGCTGGCCTCCATTTGTAAAAGAACCACCAGTTTCACTAACACGACCATGGCCCCCACCACTGTACCCAAGGGAGGTTGTGTCCCAGAATGGATTGCTTTCCAGGGGAAG TGCTACAAATTCATTGGAGACAGCGATAAGAAGCCGTGGCAGGAGGCCAGGACCTACTGCATCAACCAGGGAGGGAACCTGGCCTCTGTCCTCAGCGAGAAAGAGCAAG CATTCCTTACCACCCAGATGCTTGGGAATCCTCAGGACATTTGGATAGGTCTGAACGACGTCAACTCGGAGATGCGCTTCCTATGGACGGAGGGGAGAGGGGTTTCCTATACCAACTGGGCAAAAGGGCATCCAACGTCAGTGCCAGACGGACGATATTCATTTATGGAAGAG GTGTTTGACTGTGTGGTTTTGGTGGGCAGCTCTCAAAAACAGGCAGGAATGTGGAAGGTCGAGGACTGCTTAGTATCCCGTGGTTTCATCTGCAAAAGGAATATTG ATTCTCAGATTGTGGTCCCTGCCACCACAGAGTCAACGAAGACGTTCTTCAAGCTGGGAAATGACTCCTTCAAACTGGTGGTCCAGAAGATGAACTGGGACGAGGCCCAGAGGCAATGTAAAGCAGACGATGCAGAGTTGGCTAGCATCCTGAACCCCATCACCCAGGCCTTCATCACAATGCAGAGTCACAAATACAATGAGCCCATGTGGATCGGCCTCAACAACAACTTG actgAAGGGCGTTTTAAGTGGGTGGATAACTGGCTTCTATCTTACACCAAATGGGGCGAAGATGAGCCAAAGAACAATATGGCCTGTGTTTACATGGATACGGACGCCAAGTGGAAGACAGGCGACTGTAGTAACACCTACTCCTCACTGTGCAAGAGATCACCAG ACATAGCCCCCAGTCAGCCCCCTCAGCTCCCTGGCAACTGCCCCGAGCCCAAGAAACGCAAGACGTGGGTTCCCTTCAGGGGTTACTGCTACGCCTTCCTCAACTCTGTGGTGGACAACTGGGCCCACGCCACTGTGGAATGTCTCCGAATGG GAGCATCCCTGGTGAGTGTCGAGGATCCATTGGAGGCCAGATTCATCCAGGAGAAAATTGAGCTACTGCAGGATGGATCCAAGTCATTCTGGATTGGCATGCACAAAAGCCATGAAG GCGACTGGATGTGGATTGACAACAGTGTGGTGGACTATACCAACTGGAAACAAGGGATGCCAAAGAGTGAACAATGTGTGGAGATCCAGTCTGATAGTGGTCTGTGGAGCACTATCAGCTGCAACCGGTACAAGTCGTACATCTGCAAAACAGCCAAAG TCATCACACCAACAGAGAAGCAACCAGTTGCTG CTCCCCTAGTGGAGGAAGCTCCCCATGGTTATGCCGGCATCGCTGTGGCAGTCGTCTTGGTGATAATAACAGTGGTAGGACTCGGTGCCTTCCTACTCCGCAAACGGATACCTACCCCCGTCCTGGGAGAGTGTACTTTCGACAACACCTTGTACTTCAACAACCCCATCCGCCCAACAGCCACTGTGGACACCAAGGGCCTGGTGGCCAACATAGAGCAGAACGAAACAGCTTAG
- the LOC127922248 gene encoding macrophage mannose receptor 1-like isoform X1 — protein sequence MASSPSLAVFLCLMHALRCTAEIDSSSFLIYNQDHNKCVVAVSASQVTVAPCDHTSQNQQFRWASQSRLLSISLKLCLGAQDLKDWVKVLLFPCDEKSELQYWQCKNETLFGLKDKALHLNYGNRNEKNMMIYQGSGSWSCWKMYGTQKDLCSKGYQEVFTLGGNAFGSPCQFPFQFGEKWYAECTPQGRSDGQLWCATETDYNKAKKWGFCPSKSSSGWDSDPVTGVLYQRNTQSVLTWHQARKSCQQQGADLLSIVELHEQTYISGLTNILGTSLWIGLNSLDFEAGWQWSNGNPFRYLNWAPGHPSTEPGLSCATLNAGKASKWETNECSKKLGYICRKGNSTTLASAPIVGKDQPTFCTSHWIPYAGHCYYLQRTKKMWRDALAACHKDGGDLASIHNIEEQSFIISQSGYTATDELWIGLNDQRNALLFEWTDRSHVTFSHWQTGEPSHGANLQEDCVLIRGKDGKWADNLCEKTYGYMCKKKASTKPVAGAPEEDSPGCKLGWIRYGSYCYNVGSETKTFDEAKQTCQRSDSILVEVADRYENAFLVSLVGLRPEKYFWTGLSNMADIDTFKWTTSSEVKFTHFNVGMPDRKQGCVAMTTGMFAGLWDVVSCSNKEKYICKKMAEGVTSTMAPPTTPALSCPSGWSPAAKRNVCYKLYRKETENKKSWSEAREFCKAIGGDLMSIHSATDLNGSPYHSSDAAWIGLSNLDPSAGFVWADGSAFSYENWGFGEPNNYNDNEKCAEVQFYYGRHWNDRHCDAYNDWICEIRKGVTPKPHPTQVEPVYNTTKDGWIEYNDTQYFFNTENLPMDEAREFCKKNFGDLVVITAESERKFIWKQISRGSEGQYYIGMTVGLDKSFSWLDGSPVVFTAWDQNEPNFANNDENCVTIYKSMGYWNDINCGVELASICKRTTSFTNTTMAPTTVPKGGCVPEWIAFQGKCYKFIGDSDKKPWQEARTYCINQGGNLASVLSEKEQAFLTTQMLGNPQDIWIGLNDVNSEMRFLWTEGRGVSYTNWAKGHPTSVPDGRYSFMEEVFDCVVLVGSSQKQAGMWKVEDCLVSRGFICKRNIDSQIVVPATTESTKTFFKLGNDSFKLVVQKMNWDEAQRQCKADDAELASILNPITQAFITMQSHKYNEPMWIGLNNNLTEGRFKWVDNWLLSYTKWGEDEPKNNMACVYMDTDAKWKTGDCSNTYSSLCKRSPDIAPSQPPQLPGNCPEPKKRKTWVPFRGYCYAFLNSVVDNWAHATVECLRMGASLVSVEDPLEARFIQEKIELLQDGSKSFWIGMHKSHEGDWMWIDNSVVDYTNWKQGMPKSEQCVEIQSDSGLWSTISCNRYKSYICKTAKVITPTEKQPVAAPLVEEAPHGYAGIAVAVVLVIITVVGLGAFLLRKRIPTPVLGECTFDNTLYFNNPIRPTATVDTKGLVANIEQNETA from the exons ATGGCATCCAGTCCATCCCTCGCTGTGTTCCTGTGCCTTATGCATGCTCTCCGCTGCACTGCTGAGATAG ACAGCAGCTCCTTCCTGATCTACAACCAGGATCACAACAAGTGTGTGGTGGCGGTGAGCGCCAGTCAAGTCACAGTGGCTCCCTGTGACCACACGTCCCAGAACCAGCAATTCCGCTGGGCCTCACAGTCTCGTCTCCTCAGCATCTCCCTGAAGCTCTGCCTGGGGGCTCAGGACCTGAAGGACTGGGTCAAGGTGCTGCTCTTCCCCTGTGATGAGAAGAGCGAGCTCCAGTACTGGCAGTGTAAGAACGAGACCCTGTTCGGCCTCAAAGACAAGGCGCTGCACTTAAACTATGGCAACCGCAACGAGAAGAATATGATGATTTACCAGGGATCTGGGTCTTGGAGCTGTTGGAAGATGTATGGTACTCAGAAAGACCTCTGCTCCAAGGGCTACCAAG AGGTGTTCACACTAGGGGGGAATGCCTTTGGAAGTCCCTGCCAGTTCCCCTTTCAGTTTGGGGAGAAGTGGTATGCTGAGTGCACTCCGCAGGGGCGCTCAGATGGACAGCTCTGGTGCGCCACAGAGACAGATTACAATAAAGCCAAGAAGTGGGGCTTCTGTCCCTCGAAAT CGTCCTCAGGATGGGACAGTGACCCAGTGACAGGTGTCCTGTACCAGAGGAACACCCAGTCTGTGTTGACCTGGCACCAGGCGAGGAAGAGCTGCCAGCAGCAAGGAGCCGACCTGCTCAGTATAGTAGAGCTCCATGAGCAGACCTACATCTCAG GGTTGACCAATATCCTGGGCACATCTCTGTGGATTGGACTGAATAGCCTAGACTTTGAGGCTGGATGGCAGTGGAGCAATGGAAACCCATTCAGATATTTAAACTGGGCCCCAG GACATCCATCAACTGAACCCGGGCTCAGCTGTGCAACCCTGAATGCTGGCAAGGCCTCGAAATGGGAGACCAATGAATGTTCCAAGAAGCTGGGATATATCTGTCGCAAAGGAAACTCCACTACTCTGGCCTCTGCCCCTATAG TAGGAAAAGATCAGCCCACCTTCTGCACCAGTCACTGGATTCCCTATGCAGGCCACTGCTACTACCTACAACGTACCAAGAAGATGTGGAGGGATGCCCTGGCCGCCTGCCACAAAGATGGAGGGGACCTGGCCAGCATCCACAACATAGAAGAACAAAGCTTCATCATCTCTCAGTCAGGATATA CGGCCACAGATGAGCTGTGGATCGGCCTGAACGACCAAAGGAACGCGCTGCTCTTTGAGTGGACCGACCGATCCCATGTGACATTCAGCCACTGGCAGACAGGGGAGCCCTCCCATGGTGCCAACCTCCAGGAGGACTGTGTCCTGATCAGAGGAAAG GATGGGAAGTGGgctgataatttgtgtgagaagACCTACGGGTACATGTGTAAGAAAAAGGCCTCCACCAAACCGGTGGCAGGTGCCCCAGAGGAAGATAGTCCAGGATGTAAGCTG GGCTGGATCCGGTATGGTTCTTACTGCTACAACGTTGGATCAGAAACCAAAACATTTGATGAGGCCAAGCAGACCTGCCAGCGGAGTGACTCAATCCTGGTGGAAGTGGCTGACAG GTATGAAAATGCCTTCCTGGTCAGTTTGGTGGGTTTGAGGCCGGAGAAGTACTTCTGGACTGGACtttccaacatggcggatatagACACCTTCAAGTGGACTACCAGTTCGGAGGTCAAGTTCACCCACTTCAACGTGGGCATGCCAG ACAGAAAACAAGGCTGCGTAGCTATGACAACTGGAATGTTTGCGGGACTATGGGATGTGGTCAGCTGCAGCAACAAGGAGAAGTACATCTGTAAGAAAATGGCGGAGGGCGTCACATCAACAATGGCCCCTCCCACCACCCCGGCACTGAGCTGTCCTTCTGGGTGGTCACCTGCTGCTAAAAGGAATGTCTGTTACAAG CTTTACAGAAAAGAGACTGAAAATAAGAAGTCATGGTCAGAGGCGCGTGAATTCTGCAAGGCCATTGGTGGTGATCTGATGAGCATTCACAGTGCCACAGACCTGAACGGCTCTCC GTATCATTCCTCTGATGCAGCCTGGATCGGCCTCAGCAATCTGGATCCTTCTGCAGGGTTCGTCTGGGCTGACGGATCAGCA TTCAGCTATGAGAATTGGGGATTTGGAGAACCAAACAACTACAACGATAACGAAAAATGCGCAGAGGTCCAGTTTTACTACGGACGCCACTGGAATGATCGACACTGTGATGCCTACAATGACTGGATTTGCGAGATTCGCAAAG GGGTTACCCCAAAGCCCCATCCCACTCAAGTTGAGCCAG TGTACAACACTACAAAGGACGGCTGGATTGAGTACAACGACACTCAGTATTTCTTCAACACTGAGAATCTCCCCATGGACGAGGCGAGAGAATTCTGTAAAAAGAACTTTGGTGACCTGGTGGTCATTActgcagagagtgagaggaagttTATATGGAAACAG ATATCTAGAGGATCCGAGGGACAATATTACATTGGAATGACCGTTGGTTTGGATAAGTCTTTTAG CTGGTTGGATGGGTCTCCTGTTGTGTTTACCGCGTGGGATCAAAACGAACCCAACTTCGCCAACAACGATGAGAACTGTGTGACGATATACAAGAGTATGG GGTACTGGAATGACATCAACTGTGGCGTAGAGCTGGCCTCCATTTGTAAAAGAACCACCAGTTTCACTAACACGACCATGGCCCCCACCACTGTACCCAAGGGAGGTTGTGTCCCAGAATGGATTGCTTTCCAGGGGAAG TGCTACAAATTCATTGGAGACAGCGATAAGAAGCCGTGGCAGGAGGCCAGGACCTACTGCATCAACCAGGGAGGGAACCTGGCCTCTGTCCTCAGCGAGAAAGAGCAAG CATTCCTTACCACCCAGATGCTTGGGAATCCTCAGGACATTTGGATAGGTCTGAACGACGTCAACTCGGAGATGCGCTTCCTATGGACGGAGGGGAGAGGGGTTTCCTATACCAACTGGGCAAAAGGGCATCCAACGTCAGTGCCAGACGGACGATATTCATTTATGGAAGAG GTGTTTGACTGTGTGGTTTTGGTGGGCAGCTCTCAAAAACAGGCAGGAATGTGGAAGGTCGAGGACTGCTTAGTATCCCGTGGTTTCATCTGCAAAAGGAATATTG ATTCTCAGATTGTGGTCCCTGCCACCACAGAGTCAACGAAGACGTTCTTCAAGCTGGGAAATGACTCCTTCAAACTGGTGGTCCAGAAGATGAACTGGGACGAGGCCCAGAGGCAATGTAAAGCAGACGATGCAGAGTTGGCTAGCATCCTGAACCCCATCACCCAGGCCTTCATCACAATGCAGAGTCACAAATACAATGAGCCCATGTGGATCGGCCTCAACAACAACTTG actgAAGGGCGTTTTAAGTGGGTGGATAACTGGCTTCTATCTTACACCAAATGGGGCGAAGATGAGCCAAAGAACAATATGGCCTGTGTTTACATGGATACGGACGCCAAGTGGAAGACAGGCGACTGTAGTAACACCTACTCCTCACTGTGCAAGAGATCACCAG ACATAGCCCCCAGTCAGCCCCCTCAGCTCCCTGGCAACTGCCCCGAGCCCAAGAAACGCAAGACGTGGGTTCCCTTCAGGGGTTACTGCTACGCCTTCCTCAACTCTGTGGTGGACAACTGGGCCCACGCCACTGTGGAATGTCTCCGAATGG GAGCATCCCTGGTGAGTGTCGAGGATCCATTGGAGGCCAGATTCATCCAGGAGAAAATTGAGCTACTGCAGGATGGATCCAAGTCATTCTGGATTGGCATGCACAAAAGCCATGAAG GCGACTGGATGTGGATTGACAACAGTGTGGTGGACTATACCAACTGGAAACAAGGGATGCCAAAGAGTGAACAATGTGTGGAGATCCAGTCTGATAGTGGTCTGTGGAGCACTATCAGCTGCAACCGGTACAAGTCGTACATCTGCAAAACAGCCAAAG TCATCACACCAACAGAGAAGCAACCAGTTGCTG CTCCCCTAGTGGAGGAAGCTCCCCATGGTTATGCCGGCATCGCTGTGGCAGTCGTCTTGGTGATAATAACAGTGGTAGGACTCGGTGCCTTCCTACTCCGCAAACGGATACCTACCCCCGTCCTGGGAGAGTGTACTTTCGACAACACCTTGTACTTCAACAACCCCATCCGCCCAACAGCCACTGTGGACACCAAGGGCCTGGTGGCCAACATAGAGCAGAACGAAACAGCTTAG